From the Methanobacterium sp. BAmetb5 genome, the window ACCTAACTTTCATTTATCTTACTTTGGTTGTGACAGATGTAGTTATTTCTGGTAAATCAGTGTTCCACCTACCCCTCTTTGAACGAATAAATATTTAGATGATTGATGATATAAATAACAGTGGAATTATTAGAAAGTGATAAAAGCAGAATATTGAGCTTAAATAAATCTGATATTCTCAAATAACAGTTTTTGGGGCATTAATATAGGTATGGGGGTGTTATACTGAAAGTCCATCTTAGAGTCTTTGTAGAGGTAGAAAACCTGGGAAAAGCCATGAATGCCCTTGCTGATGCGGGCATTACTGGATTTTACATCCTGGAATATAAAGGAATGTCTCCCCAGGATTGGAAGGGATTCTCCATTAAAGAGGACCCAAAATCAGCCATTGGACTGATCAAGGACTATGCCACCGATGCCGTGCTGGTTTGCAGCGTGGTAGATGAGGAAAAAACGGATGAAATAGTAGAATCCGTAATGCAGGCCCTGGAGGGTGAAAAATATACTATTTTGGAGGTTCCTATCCGCAGAATCATAGTCAGCCACAGTGATTATGAAAAAGAAAGGGCAGAA encodes:
- a CDS encoding MJ1244 family protein, which gives rise to MKVHLRVFVEVENLGKAMNALADAGITGFYILEYKGMSPQDWKGFSIKEDPKSAIGLIKDYATDAVLVCSVVDEEKTDEIVESVMQALEGEKYTILEVPIRRIIVSHSDYEKERAETWLLEKEVPCFYCGENSVQRIRIDTSKAKIWCTNCGAARYYLIKGVEKEGR